The Platichthys flesus chromosome 18, fPlaFle2.1, whole genome shotgun sequence genome includes a window with the following:
- the LOC133973105 gene encoding adenylate kinase 9-like encodes MSEECLKIDEQIAMIKNLKLTPDFIINIKYADKDLAKRLAGLKQYPETGQLYTRDQWQCEDVYIKKRDSVDDEMEDEEEQGLQRDVIDQMVWAPENLTKNALYRINIYKDTVLKPLEDYMAAHNPLYRMELDGHNTPEELHSYVMSRLGSLAIKRVSIPILLHQADEDLPEEADTEELLRHMSSSNPVAPGFRWRRSRWGSTCPVALKEGRMVPGEPELSVSFQDKLYILSSSEAYQKFVTNPRQYLLPPMPRPPCKVSIVGPPQSGKSTLCKLLAQHYNALVLDVEDLVQPILAKIEQERLDKIKEETTQLAIERIKKEEEDGRENSDDSSFVEEDHPQVKAILLGVMEEAKQHNISPATLHAEVLEKRIKEIEEADQDAEVKTGWVLDNFPSNRSQMDLLRKGEILPDVIFCLKDSVGHKVLERMYERNKESVDEAVRKRMQDEQSAKNEQPLNIKENDSEMHSNLEAVIEENYENPEQSDALSPADLDVIKQEAVTLPDHWELGYPDGPEMKDYKLQLQQFVSEWKQMQSALTAANSVLEIDGKSPEDLLHEIVLLMEKPFKYVSCELSQLDLDEEEEDIEALAELEGPNLDSSDNDAADDEGDATPKRLLGDTLHFCPVAFKNQNTLWPCTEEIAAKYREKIFYFSSTEARDTFLQNPTRFVAKTEPLKPPALRILSLGTRGSGKTSHGEWLARQLGLFHIQFREQLQMLLIAKTKKRVSYADEVEPTDESLEELVTLIQDAREEAGEEEEEVEKEVVELTDEENTIKDYLSDGDPLTPHILDMVIAPFWKQEPYMSTGFILEGFPHDSEEVQYMLDRQLFPDVVVTMEVDVTDVQKRLLPTYMEKWRERCDHREAQKNILHDLLKKNREEKIVRRRAELMAETLTAESKGDEEDDEEEEAADIDEIEAMLKEEFPSEEDSDKDSENEEKEETAIERLEIEIEQRFATDEKDLATVTELLSEQNIPSISISASRKPLMVRNQLLQKLQPLLTNRESLFQTCQPISSTLAKTLLLYSYKLHSAFGCWDPIKKYKEIDLIQPLQWPLNTTHPVIFNQYIYFFESKENRNTFMLNPLKYLRQPKPTPSLPVKLAVVGPPKSGKTTVAQSFAQKYGLARLSIGRAMRIVLETQEHTDLAVQLKQLLSQGLVVPDELAIQCMEVVLLSSVCSMRGYVLDGFPMTLKQAELMASRSIIPMIVIELKLDSVEVLRRGHMDKIKLNKPHLMHDSSEILHNRTSHYKQEVEQVKKYFHQQYQNWIVLDGFKSKWWIWCRIGKEVSISMAYIHGFLERTLSGQAACINRMCITPQELQHRLGEFSHYCPVCLAVYKHLADCSEFVFLTHAAEYRGQFYRMCGKEHLEKFLSTPDQFVTPSCPHALPQPHLLPTKLSETQVKNRFPQQVEMRGFCPVTYLSGKQRYEALIRGKMEYAVEYRERLYVFRSNQEQDMFLRCPETYWDQRLPVKVPPLCEPVPLTAIPTLGYLEQGVAVAVIKAMTAVGCLKPKHPFISIERSALLYVAFYLKAFNHKNADCIRQKYKKKLARFEENCALIPYLSSTMRGNCRPPSERPIDFEFKLKRFLALED; translated from the exons ATGTCTGAGGAGTGTCTGAAGATTGATGAGCAGATTGCAATGATCAAGAACCTCAAGCTGACACCTGATTTCATCATTAATATCAAG TATGCAGACAAGGACCTGGCCAAGAGGCTCGCAGGTCTGAAGCAGTACCCAGAGACAGGGCAGCTATACACAAGGGACCAGTGGCAGTGTGAAGATGTGTACATCAAGAAGAGAGACAGCGTGGATGACGAaatggaagatgaagaggagcag GGACTCCAGAGGGATGTTATTGACCAGATGGTGTGGGCACCAGAGAAtttaaccaaaaatgctttgtaTAGAATTAACATCTACAAAGATACAGTGCTTAAACCACTGGAG GACTACATGGCAGCCCACAACCCCCTTTACCGGATGGAGCTGGATGGACACAACACACCTGAAGAGCTTCACTCT TATGTAATGTCCCGTCTTGGATCATTGGCAATAAAACGGGTTTCCAttcccatcctcctccaccaaGCTGACGAGGACTTGCCAGAAGAGGCTGATACG GAGGAACTACTGAGACATATGTCCTCCTCCAATCCGGTGGCCCCTGGCTTCAGGTGGAGAAGGAGCCGCTGGGGCTCAACCTGCCCCGTTGCTCTGAAGGAGGGCCGGATGGTTCCTGGCGAACCTGAGCTATCTGTCAG CTTCCAGGACAAACTGTACATCCTCTCATCTTCCGAGGCCTACCAGAAGTTTGTCACAAACCCCAGACAGTACTTACTCCCTCCGATGCCCAGGCCCCCTTGCAAGGTTTCTATCGTTGGACCCCCTCAGTCAGGAAAGAGCACCTTATGTAAGCTTCTAGCGCAGCACTACAATGCATTGGTGCTTGACGTGGAGGATCTGGTGCAGCCAATTCTGGCCAAGATTGAACAAGAGAGACTTGACAAAATCAAAGAGGAGACTACACAGCTCGCTATAGAGCGTatcaagaaggaggaggaggatggcaGAGAGAACTCGG ATGACAGCAGTTTTGTAGAAG AGGATCATCCACAAGTTAAAGCCATTTTGCTTGGTGTAATGGAGGAAGCCAAACAACATAACATATCTCCTGCTACTCTGCATGCTGAGGTATTGGAGAAGCGTATAAAAGAG ATTGAGGAGGCAGATCAAGATGCAGAGGTCAAAACCGGATGGGTGCTTGACAACTTTCCCAGCAACCGCTCCCAGATGGATTTGTTACGCAAAGGTGAAATCCTGCCAGACGTCATATTTTGTCTCAAAGACAGTGTTGGACACaaag TTTTGGAGAGAATGTATGAGAGGAACAAGGAGAGCGTGGACGAGgcggtgaggaagaggatgcaAGATGAACAGTCTGCAAAGAATGAACAGCCCTT GAACATAAAGGAAAACGACTCAGAGATGCATTCAAATCTAGAGGCAGTCATTGAAGAAAATTATG AAAATCCTGAGCAATCTGACGCCCTCAGCCCTGCAGACCTTGACGTGATCAAACAGGAAG CTGTTACACTACCTGATCACTGGGAGCTGGGTTATCCGGATGGCCCAGAGATGAAGGACTACAAACTGCAACTCCAGCAGTTTGTGTCTGAATGGAAGCAAATGCAGTCTGCTCTAACTGCTGCCAACTCAGTACTGGAGATTGATGGAAAAAGTCCAGAGGACCTGCTTCATGAGATAGTCCTTCTCATGGAGA AGCCCTTCAAGTATGTTTCCTGTGAGCTGTCACAGCTGGacctggatgaggaggaggaggatatcGAGGCCTTAGCTGAGCTGGAGGGACCTAATTTAGACAGCAGTGACAATGACGCGGCAgatgatgag GGGGACGCAACACCTAAGAGATTATTAGGTGATACTCTTCATTTCTGTCCTGTGGcctttaaaaaccaaaacaccCTGTGGCCCTGTACGGAGGAGATTGCAGCCAAATACCGGGAGAAGATCTTCTACTTCTCCAGCACAGAAGCGAGAGACACCTTCCTTCAAAACCCAACACGATTTGTTGCAAAAACTGAGCCTCTCAAG CCTCCTGCCCTTCGGATCCTTTCCCTTGGTACCCGAGGGTCAGGAAAGACCTCTCATGGTGAATGGCTCGCCCGGCAGCTTGGCCTCTTCCATATTCAGTTCAGGGAGCAGCTCCAAATGCTCCTCATCGCCAAGACAAAGAAGCGGGTTTCTTATGCAGATGAAGTAGAGCCCACTGACGAGTCTCTGGAGGAACTGGTCACCCTGATACAAGACGCCAgggaggaggctggagaggaggaggaggaggtggagaagg AGGTAGTGGAACTGACTGATGAGGAAAACACTATCAAAGACTACCTATCTGATGGAGATCCATTGACTCCACATATCCTGGACATGGTTATTGCACCATTCTGGAAACAAGAACCATACAt GTccacaggttttattttggaggGCTTCCCACATGATTCCGAAGAGGTGCAGTACATGCTGGATCGACAGCTTTTCCCTGATGTCGTAGTAACCATGGAGGTGGATGTCACAGATGTTCAGAAACGTCTGTTGCCGACATACATGGAGAAGTGGCGTGAGCGCTGCGACCATCGTGAAGCACAGAAGAACATTCTTCATGATCTGCTCAAGAAAAACAGG GAGGAGAAAATTGTCAGGAGAAGGGCTGAACTCATGGCAGAGACACTGACGGCCGAATCAAAG GGggatgaagaagacgatgaagaggaggaagcagcagacATCGATGAGATAGAGGCAATGCTAAAGGAGGAGTTTCCTTCGGAAGAAGACTCAGACAAAGACTCAGAGaacgaggagaaggaggagacagCTATCGAGCGGCTGGAGATTGAGATTGAGCAGCGTTTTGCAACAGATGAAAAAGACCTTGCGACCGTAACG GAGCTACTGAGTGAGCAAAACATTCCCAGCATCTCTATCAGTGCCTCTCGCAAACCATTGATGGTGAGGAATCAGCTGCTCCAGAAGTTACAGCCTCTGCTGACTAACAGGGAGTCACTTTTCCAAACATGTCAACCCATCTCATCCACCCTGGCAAAGACGCTGCTGCTCTATTCATACAAGCTCCACAGTGCCTTTGGCTGCTGGGATCCCATAAAG AAATACAAGGAGATAGACTTGATCCAGCCTCTGCAGTGGCCTCTGAATACCACACATCCCGTAATCTTCAATCAGTATATCTACTTCTTTGAATCTAAGGAGAACCGTAACACATTCATGCTCAACCCTCTGAAGTACCTCAGGCAGCCCAAGCCCACCCCATCCCTCCCTGTTAAACTGGCCGTCGTTGGACCACCCAAATCTGGGAAAACCACTG TGGCACAGAGCTTTGCTCAGAAGTATGGTTTGGCGCGGCTGTCCATTGGCAGAGCTATGCGTATAGTGCTTGAAACTCAGGAGCACACAGATCTAGCTGTCCAGTTGAAACAGCTTCTCTCCCAGGGCCTTGTTGTGCCTGATGAACTGGCCATTCAGTGTATGGAAGTGGTTCTCTTGAGCTCAGTCTGCAGCATGCGAGG GTATGTTTTGGACGGCTTTCCGATGACACTCAAGCAGGCAGAGCTAATGGCTTCTCGGAGCATCATCCCCATGATAGTAATTGAGCTTAAGCTGGACTCAGTGGAGGTGCTAAGAAGAGGTCACATGGACAAGATAAAACTCAACAA GCCTCACCTGATGCATGACAGCTCTGAGATACTTCACAATCGTACCTCCCATTACAAgcaagaggtggagcaggtgaAGAAATATTTCCATCAACAATATCAGAACTGGATTGTGCTTGATGGCTTTAAGAGCAAATGGTGGATCTGGTGCAGGATTGGAAAGGAAGTCAGTATCAGCATGGCATACATCCATGGCTTCCTGGAGAGGACACTCAGCG GTCAAGCTGCCTGCATCAACAGGATGTGCATCACACCCCAGGAGCTACAACATCGCCTTGGCGAGTTTAGCCATTACTGCCCAGTCTGCTTGGCTGTATATAAACACCTGGCGGACTGCTCAGAATTTGTATTTTTGACTCATGCGGCAGAGTACAGAGGACAGTTTTACAGGATGTGTGGCAAAGAGCATTTAGAG AAGTTCCTTTCCACTCCAGATCAATTTGTGACTCCGAGCTGCCCACACGCTCTCCCCCAACCCCACCTGCTGCCAACAAAACTCAGTGAGACTCAGGTGAAGAACAGGTTCCCACAGCAAGTTGAGATGAGGGGCTTTTGTCCCGTCACTTACCTGAGTGGAAAGCAAAG GTATGAAGCCCTGATTCGAGGAAAAATGGAGTACGCAGTGGAATACAGAGAACGTCTCTATGTTTTTAGGTCAAACCAGGAACAGGACATGTTTTTGAG GTGTCCTGAAACATACTGGGACCAGAGGCTGCCGGTTAAAGTCCCTCCTCTTTGTGAACCTGTACCCCTTACTGCCATTCCAACATTGGGTTACCTGGAACAG GGTGTGGCAGTAGCAGTCATTAAGGCCATGACAGCTGTTGGTTGTCTAAAACCAAAGCATCCCTTTATCAGTATAGAAAGATCAGCACTCCTCTATGTGGCCTTCTATCTGAAAG CTTTCAACCACAAAAACGCGGACTGCATTCGccagaaatacaaaaagaagCTGGCGAGGTTTGAGGAGAACTGCGCCCTCATCCCCTACCTGAGCTCAACAATGAGAGGGAACTGCAGGCCACCCAGTGAACGTCCCATTGACTTTGAGTTCAAACTGAAAAGGTTCCTGGCTTTGGAAGACTAA
- the LOC133973104 gene encoding LOW QUALITY PROTEIN: adenylate kinase 9-like (The sequence of the model RefSeq protein was modified relative to this genomic sequence to represent the inferred CDS: substituted 1 base at 1 genomic stop codon) → MDFVDNLMEDEIERETLLAKPTCFIIVGKPGIGKSTLAKNIAESWKCILIDDSDILNTHIQNRTEEGLEILDILSEGKVLPEDKVLQLILNRLDSPDVEHYGYVLSCLPLMSEECLKIDEQIALIKNLKLTPDFIINIKYADKDLAKRLAGLKQYPETGQLYTRDKWQCEDVYIKKRDSKDEAMEDKGVQGLQRDVIYQMVWAPENLTQNALYRINMYKDTVLKPLEDYMAAHNPLYRMELDGHNTPEELHSSVMSRLGSLAIKHVSIPILLHKADEELPEEADTVDLLRHMSSTNPVAPGFRWRRSRWGQTCPVALQEGQVVPGQPELSVSFQDKLYILSSSEAYQKFVTNPRQYLLPPMPRPPCKVSIVGPPQSGKSTLCKLLAQHYNALVLDAEDLVQPILAKIEQEKHTGWVLDNFPSNLSQWDFLKQGEILPHIIFCLKDSGGHNVLERMYERNKEKVDRAVRKRLRTESNLETIVGENDGMEDLLXSPTPSPSVDQAVTLPDHWELGYPDGPEMKDYKLQLKKFVSEWEAMETALTTALLVLEIGGKSPEDLLQEIVLHMEKPFKYVPWELSQLDLFEEKEDMEALAELEKPDEKSSDNKAPDDEDKVDRPRKRSFGDTLHFCPVAFKNQNTLWPCTDEIAAKYREKIFYFSRAEARDTFLQNPTRFVAKTEPLKPSALRILSLGNRGSGKTSHGEWLARQLGLFHIQFREQLQMLLIAKTKKRVPYSDEVEPTDESLEELVTQIQDARLEAGEEEEEVEEEEVELTAEEYAIKDYLSDGDSLSPHILDMVIAPFWDQEPYISTGFILEGFPHHSEEVQYMLDGQLFPDVVVTMKVDVTDVQKRLLLAYLKRWRKRRDHRQGQKNILQDLRMKIRDEKMVWRRAELTAEALTARFEDDEDEEEEVDEKEEAGDSMADKIEAILEVEFALDGDNEDSEIEENEEAAIERLKREIEQRFASDEEDLATVTEMLSEQHIPSISISASRKPRFVRNQLLQKLQPLLTNRQSLFQTCQPISSTLAPRLLLFSYKLHSAFGCLDPIKQYRERELIQSLQWPLNTTHPVIFNQYIYFFESKENRNTFMLNPLKYLRQPKPSPSLPVKLAVVGPPKSGKTTVAQSFAQKYGLARLSIGRAMRMVLETQEHTDLAFQVKQLLSQGLVVPDELAIQCLEVVLLSSVCSTRGYVLDGFPMTLKQAELMGSRSIIPMIVIELELDTVEVLRRGHMDQLKPNKSHLMHDSAEILHNRTAHYRQEVEQVRKYFQYQYRNWIVLDGFKSKWWIWSKIVKEVSISMAYIDNFLERTLSGQAASIDRMCITPEELQHRLEEFGHYCPDCLAINYHLTDCSETVALTHAAEYRGKLYKMCGKEHLEKFLSSPEKFVTPRCPYPLPEPHMLPSKLTEIQVKNKYPQKVQMMGFCPVTYFCGKQRYEALVEGKMEFAVEYREQFYFFRSKREQDMFLRSPETFWDQKLPVKVPPLCDPVPLIALPTLGYLEQAVAVAVFKAMTAAGCLKPKYPFVSIQRSAVLYVAFYLKATNERSEDYIRRMHKANLTLYEKSCALLPYLSSTMRGRYKQPSERPIDFESKMNEFLALKD, encoded by the exons ATGGATTTCGTTGACAACTTGATGGAAGATGAAATTGAGAGAGAGACGCTTCTTGCCAAACCCACCTGCTTCATCATAGTTGGAAAACCG GGTATTGGCAAATCCACTTTGGCCAAGAACATTGCAGAGTCCTGGAAGTGTATCTTGATTGATG ATTCAGATattctcaacacacacatacaaaatagAACGGAGGAAGGTTTAGAG ATCTTAGATATCTTATCTGAGGGGAAGGTTTTACCAGAAGACAAGGTGCTGCAGCTGATTCTTAACAGGCTCGATTCACCAGATGTGGAGCACTATG GATATGTGCTGAGCTGCCTGCCGCTTATGTCTGAGGAGTGTCTGAAGATTGATGAGCAGATTGCACTGATCAAGAACCTCAAGCTGACACCTGATTTCATCATTAATATCAAG TATGCAGACAAGGACCTGGCCAAGAGGCTTGCAGGTCTGAAGCAATACCCAGAGACAGGGCAGCTATACACAAGGGACAAGTGGCAGTGTGAAGATGTGTACATCAAgaagagagacagcaaggaTGAGGCAATGGAGGATAAAGGGGTGCAG GGACTCCAGAGGGATGTTATTTACCAGATGGTGTGGGCACCAGAGAATTTAACCCAAAATGCTTTGTATAGAATCAACATGTACAAAGATACAGTGCTTAAACCACTGGAG GACTACATGGCAGCCCACAACCCCCTCTATCGGATGGAGCTGGATGGACACAACACACCTGAAGAGCTTCACTCT TCTGTTATGTCCCGTCTTGGATCATTGGCAATAAAACATGTTTCCAttcccatcctcctccacaaagCTGATGAAGAATTGCCAGAAGAGGCTGATACG GTGGACCTATTGAGACATATGTCCTCCACCAATCCGGTGGCCCCTGGCTTCCGGTGGAGAAGGAGCCGCTGGGGCCAAACCTGCCCTGTTGCTCTGCAGGAGGGCCAGGTTGTACCTGGCCAACCTGAGCTATCTGTCAG CTTCCAGGACAAACTGTACATCCTCTCATCTTCCGAGGCCTACCAGAAGTTTGTCACAAACCCCAGACAGTACTTACTCCCTCCGATGCCCAGGCCCCCTTGCAAGGTTTCTATCGTTGGACCCCCTCAGTCAGGAAAGAGCACCTTATGTAAGCTTCTAGCGCAGCACTACAATGCATTGGTGCTTGACGCGGAGGACCTGGTGCAGCCAATTCTGGCCAAGATTGAACAGGAGAAGCACACTGGATGGGTGCTTGACAACTTTCCTAGCAACCTCTCCCAGTgggattttttaaaacaaggtGAAATCCTGCCACACATCATCTTTTGTCTCAAAGACAGTGGTGGACATAACG TTTTGGAGAGAATGTATGAGAGGAACAAGGAGAAGGTGGACAGGGCAGTGAGGAAGAGGCTGCGAACCGAATCAAATCTAGAGACAATCGTTGGAGAAAATGATGGTATGGAAGATCT CCTGTAAAGTCCaactccttctccctctgttgaTCAAGCTGTGACACTACCTGATCACTGGGAGCTGGGTTATCCAGACGGCCCAGAGATGAAGGACTACAAACTGCAACTCAAGAAGTTTGTGTCTGAATGGGAAGCAATGGAGACGGCTCTAACTACTGCCCTCTTAGTTCTGGAGATTGGTGGAAAAAGCCCAGAGGACCTGCTTCAAGAGATAGTCCTTCACATGGAGA AGCCCTTCAAGTATGTTCCCTGGGAGCTGTCACAGCTGGACCTGTTCGAGGAGAAAGAGGATATGGAGGCCTTAGCCGAGTTGGAGAAACCTGATGAAAAAAGCAGTGACAACAAAGCACCAGATGATGAGGATAAG GTGGACAGACCCCGTAAGAGATCATTTGGTGATACTCTTCATTTCTGTCCTGTGGcctttaaaaaccaaaacaccCTGTGGCCCTGTACGGACGAGATTGCAGCCAAATACCGGGAGAAGATCTTCTACTTCTCCAGGGCAGAAGCGAGAGACACCTTCCTTCAAAACCCAACACGATTTGTTGCAAAGACTGAGCCTCTCAAG CCTTCTGCCCTTCGGATCCTTTCCCTCGGTAACCGAGGGTCAGGAAAGACCTCTCATGGTGAGTGGCTTGCCCGGCAGCTTGGCCTCTTCCATATTCAGTTCAGGGAGCAGCTCCAAATGCTCCTCATCGCCAAGACAAAGAAGCGGGTGCCTTATTCAGATGAAGTAGAGCCCACTGACGAGTCTCTGGAGGAACTGGTCACCCAGATACAGGACGCCCGGTTGGaggctggggaggaggaggaggaggttgaggagg aggaagtggaactGACTGCTGAGGAATACGCCATCAAAGACTACCTATCTGATGGAGATTCACTATCTCCACATATCCTGGACATGGTTATTGCACCATTCTGGGATCAAGAACCATACAT ATCCACAGGTTTTATTCTGGAGGGCTTCCCACATCATTCCGAAGAGGTGCAGTACATGCTGGATGGACAGCTTTTCCCTGACGTCGTAGTAACCATGAAGGTGGATGTCACAGATGTTCAGAAACGTCTGTTGCTGGCATACCTGAAGAGGTGGCGTAAGCGCCGCGACCACCGGCAAGGACAGAAGAATATTCTACAGGATCTTCGCATGAAAATCAGG GATGAGAAAATGGTCTGGAGACGGGCTGAACTCACCGCAGAGGCACTGACTGCAAGATTTGAG gatgatgaagatgaggaagaagaagtcgATGAAAAGGAAGAAGCAGGAGACAGCATGGCGGATAAGATAGAGGCCATACTGGAAGTGGAGTTTGCTTTGGATGGAGACAACGAAGACTCAGAGATCGAGGAGAATGAGGAGGCAGCTATCGAGCGGCTGAAGAGGGAGATCGAGCAGCGTTTTGCGTCAGATGAAGAAGACCTTGCAACTGTAACG GAGATGCTGAGTGAGCAACACATTCCAAGTATCTCTATCAGTGCCTCTCGCAAGCCGCGCTTTGTGAGGAATCAGCTGCTCCAGAAGTTACAGCCTCTGCTGACTAACAGGCAGTCACTTTTCCAAACATGTCAACCCATCTCATCCACCCTGGCACCGAGGCTGCTGCTCTTTTCCTACAAGCTCCACAGTGCCTTTGGCTGCTTGGATCCCATAAAG caatacagagagagagaattgatCCAGTCTCTGCAGTGGCCTCTGAATACCACACATCCCGTAATCTTCAATCAGTATATCTACTTCTTTGAATCTAAGGAGAACCGTAACACATTCATGCTCAACCCTCTGAAGTACCTCAGGCAGCCCAAGCCCTCCCCATCCCTCCCTGTTAAACTGGCCGTCGTTGGACCACCCAAATCTGGGAAAACCACTG TGGCACAGAGCTTTGCTCAGAAGTATGGCTTGGCGAGGCTGTCCATTGGTAGAGCTATGCGTATGGTGCTTGAAACTCAGGAGCACACAGATCTGGCTTTCCAAGTGAAACAGCTTCTCTCCCAGGGCCTTGTTGTGCCTGATGAACTGGCCATTCAGTGTCTGGAGGTGGTTCTCTTGAGCTCAGTCTGCAGCACCCGAGG GTATGTTTTGGACGGCTTTCCGATGACACTTAAGCAGGCGGAGCTAATGGGTTCTCGGAGCATCATCCCCATGATAGTAATTGAGCTTGAGCTGGACACAGTGGAGGTGCTAAGAAGAGGTCACATGGACCAGTTAAAACCCAACAA GTCTCACCTTATGCATGACAGCGCTGAGATACTTCACAATCGTACCGCCCATTACAGgcaagaggtggagcaggtgaGGAAATATTTCCAGTATCAATATCGGAACTGGATTGTGCTTGATGGCTTTAAGAGCAAATGGTGGATCTGGAGCAAGATTGTAAAGGAAGTCAGTATCAGCATGGCGTACATCGACAACTTCCTGGAGAGGACACTCAGCG GTCAAGCTGCCAGCATCGACAGGATGTGCATCAcaccagaggagctgcagcatcgGCTTGAAGAGTTTGGCCATTACTGCCCAGACTGCTTGGCTATAAATTATCACCTGACGGACTGCTCAGAAACTGTAGCTTTGACTCATGCGGCTGAGTACAGAGGAAAGCTTTACAAGATGTGTGGCAAAGAGCATTTAGAG AAATTCCTGTCCTCTCCAGAAAAGTTTGTGACTCCGAGGTGCCCATACCCTCTCCCAGAACCCCACATGCTGCCAAGTAAACTAACTGAGATTCAGGTGAAGAACAAGTACCCACAGAAAGTTCAGATGATGGGCTTTTGTCCTGTCACTTACTTCTGTGGAAAGCAAAG GTATGAAGCCCTGGTTGAAGGAAAGATGGAGTTCGCTGTGGAATACAGAGAACAGTTCTATTTTTTCCGGTCGAAACGGGAACAGGACATGTTTTTGAG GAGTCCTGAAACATTCTGGGACCAGAAGCTGCCCGTTAAAGTCCCTCCTCTTTGTGACCCCGTACCCCTCATCGCCCTTCCGACGTTGGGCTACCTGGAACAG GCTGTGGCAGTGGCAGTCTTCAAGGCCATGACAGCTGCGGGGTGCCTCAAACCCAAGTATCCCTTCGTCAGCATACAAAGATCAGCAGTCCTCTATGTGGCCTTCTATCTCAAAG CTACCAACGAGAGGAGCGAGGATTATATTCGCCGGATGCACAAAGCCAACCTGACCTTGTATGAAAAGAGCTGCGCCCTACTCCCCTACCTGAGCTCAACGATGAGAGGGCGCTACAAGCAGCCCAGTGAACGTCCTATCGACTTCGAGTCCAAAATGAACGAGTTCCTGGCTTTGAAAGACTAA